In Acidimicrobiia bacterium, one genomic interval encodes:
- a CDS encoding twin-arginine translocase TatA/TatE family subunit — MFNVGGGEIIVIALVALIVLGPDKLPDALRKLGQIMGEIRNVSTGFQAEMQSAMRDTDDAPTNPPQGLNSPDTKASQLSADPSDHSSEVPQTWEESGTQNQTPSDLTNNDQDGPAPEKPDTTNNG, encoded by the coding sequence ATGTTCAATGTTGGTGGTGGCGAAATAATTGTTATCGCCCTAGTTGCTCTAATCGTGCTCGGTCCCGACAAGCTACCCGACGCATTACGCAAACTTGGCCAAATCATGGGCGAAATTCGCAATGTTTCTACTGGTTTTCAGGCTGAGATGCAAAGCGCCATGCGCGACACGGACGACGCACCGACAAATCCACCCCAAGGGCTAAATTCGCCTGACACCAAGGCATCACAATTATCGGCAGACCCGAGCGATCACAGCAGCGAAGTTCCTCAAACCTGGGAAGAGTCGGGGACACAGAATCAAACACCTTCCGACCTGACGAACAACGACCAAGACGGGCCTGCGCCTGAGAAACCAGATACGACCAACAACGGATGA